A stretch of the Vigna radiata var. radiata cultivar VC1973A chromosome 7, Vradiata_ver6, whole genome shotgun sequence genome encodes the following:
- the LOC106766636 gene encoding IST1-like protein, translating to MFPHFKSKKCKTALKLAVSRLNLLKNKRELHVRQLREELAHLLHSGHNHAARVKVEYVVMEEKSMGAYDLIKIYCELITARLPVIESQKNCPMDLKEAISSVIFASPRCSDIPELVDVKKHFTAKYGKEFVSAAVELRSECGVNRLLVEKLSPRAPDGPTKIRILIEIAEEYNVRWQPSLEENYEKLSHDLLAGPSSIYGINLPPVLVEPPQLRDPLVGDEEEPPSLQASCELKEMQDKSRSFCEKNGKVNSSGTRNQEVDFGNLCCENMSDFQKGRHNWEMEFKDAATAAQAAAESAERASVAARAAAELSNREKLTRQCSGEWQSSCRGGFRAELSLQYAFHSSKHLSAGYVANTFRRSAFEINVTEQHSLVGQQNEHFMNGNDNVVKPYQKVQGEANKESSGSGSDAYLDSDTTDSEGGVSEQNSDILAHSSKTAIIPDKEETSKPLNSKEKAPHVHPNLPDCDTFAAQFLSRKKHY from the exons ATGTTTCCGCATTTCAAGTCGAAAAAATG CAAAACCGCATTGAAGCTTGCGGTCTCACGGTTGAATCTTTTGAAGAACAAGAGAGAATTGCATGTGAGGCAGCTCCGGGAAGAATTGGCTCACTTGCTTCACTCTGGTCACAACCATGCTGCCAGAGTCAAG GTTGAATACGTGGTGATGGAAGAGAAGAGCATGGGAGCATACGATCTTATTAAGATATACTGTGAACTCATTACAGCACGTTTGCCAGTGATCGAATCACAAAA AAACTGCCCCATGGATTTGAAGGAAGCGATTTCGAGTGTAATATTTGCGTCCCCAAGATGTTCGGATATACCTGAGCTTGTGGATGTGAAGAAGCACTTTACGGCTAAGTATGGAAAAGAGTTTGTCTCAGCAGCTGTTGAATTACGCTCTGAATGTGGTGTAAATCGTTTG TTGGTTGAGAAATTGTCTCCCAGAGCACCAGATGGTCCAACCAAAATCAGAATACTGATTGAAATTGCAGAGGAATATAATGTCAGATGGCAACCGTCTTTAGAAGAAAATTATGAGAAATTGTCTCACGATTTACTG GCTGGACCAAGCTCCATTTATGGTATTAATTTGCCACCAGTTCTAGTGGAACCTCCACAACTTCGTGATCCACTTGTAGGTGATGAAGAAGAACCTCCTAGTTTACAAGCTTCTTGTGAACTTAAAGAAATGCAAGATAAGTCTAGAAGTTTTTGtgagaagaatggaaaagtaaaTTCTTCAG GTACTAGAAATCAGGAAGTGGATTTTGGAAACTTGTGTTGTGAAAACATGAGTGATTTCCAAAAGGGTAGACATAACTGGGAGATGGAATTCAAGGATGCTGCAACTGCTGCACAGGCAGCTGCAGAATCTGCAGAACGTGCAAGCGTGGCTGCAAGAGCAGCTGCTGAACTTTCCAACCGTGAAAAGTTAACAAGGCAGTGTTCAGGTGAATGGCAGAGTTCTTGTAGAGGAGGGTTCAGAGCTGAATTATCTCTACAATATGCTTTTCATTCTTCCAAACATCTTTCTGCTGGTTATGTCGCTAACACATTCCGAAGAAGCGCTTTTGAGATTAATGTAACAGAACAACATAGCCTGGTAGGACAACAAAATGAACATTTCATGAATGGTAATGATAATGTGGTGAAGCCTTACCAGAAAGTGCAGGGTGAAGCAAACAAGGAATCGAGCGGAAGTGGCTCGGATGCATACTTAGATTCTGATACTACTGATTCTGAGGGTGGAGTTTCTGAACAAAATTCAGATATTCTTGCGCATTCTTCAAAAACTGCAATCATACCAGATAAGGAAGAGACTTCAAAACCATTAAACTCAAAGGAGAAGGCACCACATGTTCATCCAAACTTACCTGATTGTGATACCTTCGCTGCACAATTTCTGTCTCGTAAGAAACATTATTAA
- the LOC106765460 gene encoding uncharacterized protein LOC106765460: protein MASKLHQLQSKACQASQFVAKHGSNYYRQLLEQNKQYIQEPPTVEKCNLLSKQLLYTRLASIPARTESFWKELDYAKNLWKNRKDLKVEDAGIAALFGLECFAWFCAGEIVGRGFTFTGYYV from the exons ATGGCGTCAAAGTTGCACCAGTTGCAGTCCAAAGCATGTCAAGCATCTCAATTTGTAGCCAAACATGGATCTAACTACTACAGGCAATTGTTGGAACAGAATAAGCAATACATTCAGGAGCCTCCGACTGTAGAAAAATGCAACCTGCTATCGAAACAATTGTTATACACTCGCCTTGCAAG TATTCCGGCTCGTACTGAGTCATTCTGGAAGGAACTTGATTATGCCAAGAATTTGTGGAAGAACAGGAAGGACCTAAAGGTGGAAGATGCAGGTATTGCTGCTTTGTTTGGCCTGGAATGCTTTGCATGGTTTTGCGCTGGTGAGATTGTTGGAAGGGGATTTACTTTCACCGGTTACTATGTCTGA
- the LOC106766638 gene encoding 1-aminocyclopropane-1-carboxylate synthase 7 yields MGKMIEQPRVELSKVAVSETHGENSPYFAGWKAYDENPYDELTNSSGVIQMGLAENQVSFDLLEKYLEEHPEASTWGSGFRENALFQDYHGLRSFRTAMASFMEQIRGGRAKFDPDRVVLTAGATAANELLTFILANPGDALLVPTPYYPGFDRDLRWRTGVNIVPIHCDSSNNFQITPQALEAAYNEAEANNTKVRGVLITNPSNPLGATVQRSILEYLLDFVTEKNIHLVSDEIYSGSVFSSSEFVSVAEILEARQYKEAERVHIVYSLSKDLGLPGFRVGTIYSYNDSVVTTARRMSSFTLISSQTQHLLACMLSDKKFTENYIGTNRERLRKRYQMIIEGLRSVGIECLKGNAGLFCWMNLSPLLEKPNKEGELELWNAFLHEVKLNISPGSSCRCSEPGWFRVCFANMSEHTLEVALERIRNFMERINKEYKVY; encoded by the exons ATGGGGAAAATGATTGAGCAACCTCGTGTGGAGCTTTCCAAAGTTGCAGTTTCTGAAACTCATGGGGAGAATTCTCCCTATTTTGCTGGGTGGAAAGCTTATGATGAGAACCCTTATGATGAACTAACAAACTCCTCCGGAGTTATACAAATGGGATTGGCTGAAAATCAA GTTTCGTTTGATTTGCTGGAAAAGTATTTGGAGGAGCACCCAGAAGCCTCAACCTGGGGATCTGGTTTCAGAGAGAATGCTTTGTTCCAAGACTATCATGGACTCAGATCATTCAGAACAGCAATGGCAAGCTTCATGGAACAAATAAGAGGAGGGAGAGCAAAATTTGACCCGGATAGAGTGGTCCTCACAGCAGGAGCAACTGCAGCCAATGAACTCTTAACCTTCATTCTTGCAAACCCAGGAGATGCTCTCCTTGTTCCAACCCCTTACTATCCAGG ATTTGATAGAGATTTAAGGTGGAGAACTGGGGTGAACATAGTTCCAATCCATTGTGACAGCTCAAACAACTTCCAAATCACTCCTCAAGCTTTGGAGGCTGCATATAATGAAGCAGAAGCGAACAACACGAAAGTGAGAGGAGTGTTGATCACGAACCCTTCAAACCCCTTGGGTGCAACCGTTCAACGCTCGATATTGGAGTATCTTCTTGACTTCGTGACTGAAAAGAATATCCACCTTGTCTCAGATGAAATATACTCAGGATCGGTGTTCTCCTCCTCGGAGTTCGTGAGTGTAGCAGAAATCCTGGAAGCACGGCAGTACAAGGAGGCGGAAAGAGTTCACATTGTTTATAGTCTCTCCAAAGACCTTGGTCTTCCCGGTTTCAGAGTTGGAACTATTTATTCATACAATGACAGCGTTGTGACAACAGCAAGAAGGATGTCAAGTTTCACCTTAATATCCTCTCAGACACAGCATCTTTTGGCTTGTATGTTGTCTGATAAGAAATTCACAGAGAACTACATTGGCACCAACAGGGAGAGGCTGAGAAAGAGGTACCAAATGATCATCGAAGGTTTGAGAAGTGTTGGCATAGAGTGCTTGAAAGGGAATGCAGGGCTGTTTTGCTGGATGAATCTGAGTCCATTGTTGGAGAAACCAAacaaggaaggagaattggagCTTTGGAATGCCTTTTTGCATGAAGTGAAACTCAACATCTCTCCGGGGTCTTCTTGCCGTTGTTCTGAACCAGGTTGGTTCAGGGTCTGCTTCGCAAATATGAGCGAGCACACACTGGAAGTGGCATTGGAGAGAATACGTAACTTCATGGAACGAATAAACAAAGAGTATAAGGTCTATTGA